One window from the genome of Nicotiana sylvestris chromosome 9, ASM39365v2, whole genome shotgun sequence encodes:
- the LOC138877635 gene encoding uncharacterized protein translates to MGDQELQDTPLSASCKELRKMFTKTEFQHVPRVRNEFADALATLSSMMQHLDKNFIDPIPIKIYDQPAYCAHVKEEADGKPWFYDIKEYLAKGEYPELANTSQKRTL, encoded by the coding sequence atgggcgaccaagaactccaagatactcccttatctgcatcatgtaagGAACTGAGAAAGatgttcacaaagacagagttccagcatgttcccagagtccggaatgagtttgccgatgcattggccaccctatcatccatgatgcAGCAtctagacaagaacttcattgatcccattccgataaagatctatgatcagccagcttattgtgctcatgtcaaagaagaagcagatggaaagccttggttttatgatatcaaggaatatttggcaaaaggagaatacccagaacttgcgaaCACTAGTCAAAAGCGCACACTTTGA
- the LOC104236425 gene encoding guanine nucleotide-binding protein-like NSN1, whose translation MVKKSKKSKSKRVSLKKKHKIIRKVKEHHKKKSKEAKKLGLNKKSKVEKDPGIPNDWPFKEQELKALEARRARALEELEQKKAARKERAKKRKLGLLEDDDDKSTPADMTSTKQNNFEEGRPNDGSTSFVKHRDNSERAFYKELVKVIDASDVILEVLDARDPLGTRCLDMEKMVIRAGPDKHLVLLLNKIDLIPREAAEKWLKYLREELPTVAFKCSTQEQKSNLGWKPSSKAGKSKTSNLLQTSDCLGAETLIKLLKNYSRSHEIKKSITVGVIGLPNVGKSSLINSLKRSHVVNVGATPGLTRSLQEVQLDKNVKLLDCPGVVMLRSASEDDASIALRNCKRIEKLDDPVGPVKEILKLCPERMLVTIYKVPTFDSVDDFLQKVATVRGRLKKGGIVDVDAAARIVLHDWNEGKIPYYTLPPTRNEGEHSEATIVSELGKEFNIDEVYGSESSIIGSLKSVNDFNPVEVPSNHPVNFDENMLEDHLQQPLAENDNSIDNPVSENGDEPMDSGEGDAVQTRGKSASSRQNEKLYAEEGMLNTKQRKAEKKRRKKDKPSTASDMMDDDYDFKVDYVKKDSAMDDAEDTETTDGSKNNRFELPSGVDLDNE comes from the exons atggtgaagaaaagCAAGA AGAGTAAGAGCAAGAGGGTGTCATTGAAGAAGAAGCATAAAATTATAAGGAAAGTGAAGGAGCATCATAAGAAGAAGTCCAAAGAGGCTAAGAAGCTGGGCCTTAATAAGAAATCTAAGGTAGAGAAGGACCCAGGAATTCCCAATGACTGGCCTTTTAAGGAACAGGAACTTAAGGCTCTCGAGGCTCGTCGAGCTCGTGCTCTCGAGGAATTGGAGCAGAAGAAAGCTGCCCGTAAAGAGAGG GCAAAGAAGAGAAAGCTTGGGCTGCTTGAAGATGATGATGATAAGTCCACACCGGCAGATATGACTtcaacaaaacaaaataattttgaaGAGGGAAGGCCAAATGATGGCTCAACTTCTTTTGTTAAACATCGAG ATAACTCTGAAAGGGCTTTCTACAAGGAGTTGGTCAAAGTGATTGATGCTTCGGATGTCATTTTGGAAGTGCTTGATGCTCGAGATCCTCTTGGTACCCGCTGTCTGGACATGGAAAAGATGGTGATAAGAGCAGGACCCGATAAACATCTTGTGTTACTCCTCAATAAAATTG ATCTCATTCCTCGGGAAGCTGCGGAAAAGTGGCTAAAGTATCTAAGAGAGGAATTACCAACGGTTGCTTTCAAGTGTAGCACCCAAGAACAGAAGTCAAACTTGGGCTGGAAGCCTTCCTCAAAGGCTGGTAAGAGTAAGACTAGCAATCTTCTGCAGACCAGTGATTGCCTTGGAGCTGAGACACTGATAAAATTACTGAAGAATTACTCGCGAAGCCATGAG ATCAAGAAATCAATCACTGTAGGAGTCATTGGTCTACCAAATGTTGGTAAAAGTAGCCTGATTAACAGCTTGAAGAGATCTCATGTAGTCAACGTAGGTGCTACTCCAGGATTAACAAGATCCTTGCAAGAAGTCCAGTTAGATAAGAATGTTAAGTTGCTGGACTGCCCTGGGGTTGTGATGCTTAGGTCTGCATCTGAGGATGATGCATCTATTGCTCTTCGAAACTGCAAGAGGATAGAGAAGTTAGACGACCCGGTTGGTCCTG TAAAGGAGATTCTCAAACTTTGTCCAGAAAGAATGTTGGTTACAATATACAAGGTTCCTACCTTTGATTCAGTGGATGACTTCCTTCAGAAAGTTGCTACAGTTAGGGGTAGGCTTAAAAAGGGAGGAATTGTTGATGTTGATGCTGCAGCAAGGATCGTTCTGCACGACTGGAATGAGG GGAAAATTCCATACTACACCTTGCCCCCAACCAGGAATGAGGGGGAGCATTCTGAGGCCACGATAGTTTCAGAACTTGGAAAAGAATTCAATATCGATGAAGTTTATGGAAGTGAATCCTCAATTATTGGAAGCCTGAAATCTGTCAATGATTTCAACCCAGTTGAAGTTCCATCAAATCACCCCGTTAACTTTGATGAGAACATGCTAGAG GACCATTTGCAGCAGCCATTGGCTGAAAATGATAATTCTATAGACAACCCTGTTAGTGAGAACGGAGATGAGCCAATGGATTCAGGAGAAGGTGATGCAGTCCAGACGAGGGGCAAAAGTGCCAGTAGTAGACAAAATGAGAAGTTATACGCTGAGGAAGGCATGTTGAACACTAAACAGAGAAAAGCTGAGAAGAAAAGGAGGAAGAAAGACAAGCCCTCAACTGCCAGTGATATGATGGATGATGATTATGACTTTAAGGTAGATTATGTCAAGAAGGATTCTGCCATGGATGATGCCGAGGACACTGAAACAACTGATGGAAGTAAGAATAACAGATTTGAGCTACCATCCGGGGTTGACTTGGATAATGAATGA